A window of the Trueperaceae bacterium genome harbors these coding sequences:
- a CDS encoding ABC transporter permease, with protein sequence MARKRSLLKAFKGNRAAVVGAVVVSLIVLVAVFAPFIAPFDPEAINLRARMKPPSAEHWFGTDELGRDIVSRVVWGARPSLMVGFVSVAIATVVGTLFGLLSGYLGEAVDSLIMRVMDIVLSFPLLLLALVVLSLFGQSLWNIMLAVAVASVPQYARVVRASVLSVKRLEYVEAVSGLGAGHGRILFKHILGNVLAPLIVLATVRVAAAITIEAALSFLGFGDPSAATWGNIVATGRPYLTNAPWIATLGGLAISVTVLGLNLLGDGLRDAMDPRLKGAATPG encoded by the coding sequence ATGGCGCGCAAGCGTAGCCTCCTCAAGGCGTTCAAGGGCAACCGCGCGGCGGTCGTCGGCGCCGTCGTGGTCTCGCTCATCGTCCTGGTGGCGGTCTTCGCGCCCTTCATCGCGCCGTTCGACCCCGAGGCCATCAACCTGCGGGCGCGCATGAAGCCGCCGAGCGCCGAGCACTGGTTCGGCACCGACGAGCTCGGCCGCGACATCGTCAGCCGCGTCGTGTGGGGCGCGCGCCCTTCGCTCATGGTCGGCTTCGTCTCCGTGGCCATAGCCACGGTCGTCGGCACGCTCTTCGGGCTCCTGTCCGGGTACCTGGGCGAGGCCGTCGACTCCCTGATCATGCGAGTCATGGACATCGTCCTCTCGTTCCCGCTCCTCCTGCTGGCGCTCGTGGTGCTCAGCCTCTTCGGGCAGAGCCTGTGGAACATCATGCTCGCCGTCGCCGTCGCCTCGGTGCCGCAGTACGCGCGCGTCGTCAGGGCCTCCGTGCTCTCGGTGAAACGGCTCGAGTACGTGGAGGCCGTCAGCGGCCTCGGCGCCGGGCACGGCCGCATCCTCTTCAAGCACATCCTCGGCAACGTCCTCGCCCCGCTCATCGTCCTCGCCACCGTCAGGGTGGCGGCGGCCATCACCATCGAGGCGGCGCTGAGCTTCCTCGGCTTCGGCGATCCAAGCGCGGCCACGTGGGGCAACATCGTGGCCACCGGCAGGCCTTACCTGACCAACGCCCCGTGGATCGCCACGCTCGGTGGCCTGGCCATCAGCGTCACCGTCCTGGGGCTCAACCTGTTGGGCGACGGCCTGCGCGACGCCATGGACCCCCGCCTCAAAGGGGCGGCGACGCCCGGATGA
- a CDS encoding MFS transporter: MTTLRTPWRVQILIYLLAFGSFYQQSVLLPVLPRYAGDLGISVGLIGLLLAARFIVPALFAAQLGEWTARFGLTRSLIWVSVGTILTTPLYLIADNVPLLFLAQVVNGSLYMATWICAQTYATRVPDRDWVVGVFATITAVGMTVGPLVGGYLLDVSGYTAAFGAYAAGALLMLVVAWQLGNHPAGAPTKPRPRARGQALVLLRRPAIQAAFLFSFICLFTISMRGNFLPIFLEEGAMSASAIGLILAAGSLGQAAIRPFTNILLRRTGLVVTMVVAALIAVVGLTVMPLTSLVWLLMALAFAHGVGAGLHQSLGLVLLAEATSDDERGYAVGLRATVNQVSSAGAPLLAGGLADVSGTKSAFYVIGGLLLLSTFSLRSVLQRAERHRKAGSSTQAVNIAPKEAT, from the coding sequence ATGACCACGCTGCGGACGCCGTGGCGCGTCCAGATCCTCATCTACCTCCTCGCCTTCGGCAGCTTCTACCAACAGAGCGTCCTGCTGCCCGTGCTGCCGCGCTACGCAGGCGACCTGGGCATCTCCGTCGGCCTCATCGGCCTCCTGCTCGCCGCCCGGTTCATCGTTCCGGCCCTCTTCGCGGCCCAGCTCGGGGAGTGGACCGCGCGCTTCGGCCTCACGCGCAGCCTCATCTGGGTGAGCGTCGGCACCATCCTCACGACGCCCCTCTACCTCATCGCAGACAACGTCCCGCTGCTGTTCCTCGCGCAGGTCGTGAACGGCAGCCTCTACATGGCGACGTGGATCTGCGCCCAGACCTACGCGACGCGCGTGCCCGACAGGGACTGGGTCGTGGGCGTGTTCGCGACGATCACGGCCGTCGGCATGACGGTCGGCCCGCTCGTCGGCGGCTACCTCCTGGACGTCAGCGGCTACACCGCGGCCTTCGGCGCCTACGCGGCCGGCGCCCTGCTCATGCTCGTGGTCGCCTGGCAGCTGGGCAACCACCCGGCCGGAGCACCGACCAAGCCTCGCCCGCGCGCACGCGGGCAGGCGCTCGTCCTGCTCCGCCGCCCCGCCATCCAGGCCGCCTTCCTCTTCTCGTTCATCTGCCTCTTCACCATCAGCATGCGCGGCAACTTCCTGCCGATCTTCCTCGAGGAGGGGGCGATGAGCGCGAGCGCCATCGGCCTGATCCTCGCCGCCGGCTCGCTCGGCCAGGCGGCCATCCGCCCGTTCACCAACATCCTCCTCAGGCGCACCGGGCTCGTGGTGACCATGGTCGTCGCGGCGCTGATCGCCGTCGTCGGCCTCACCGTCATGCCGCTGACGTCGCTCGTCTGGCTCCTGATGGCGCTCGCGTTCGCCCACGGCGTCGGCGCCGGGCTCCACCAGTCGCTCGGCCTCGTGCTGCTCGCGGAGGCGACCTCCGACGACGAGCGGGGTTACGCCGTAGGCCTGAGGGCCACCGTCAACCAGGTGTCGAGCGCGGGCGCGCCCCTGCTCGCCGGCGGCCTCGCCGACGTCTCCGGCACCAAGAGCGCCTTCTACGTCATCGGCGGCCTGCTCCTCCTCAGCACGTTCAGCCTACGGAGCGTCCTGCAGCGGGCCGAGCGCCACCGCAAGGCCGGTTCGTCCACCCAAGCCGTCAACATCGCACCGAAGGAGGCGACCTAG